In Zobellia roscoffensis, the following are encoded in one genomic region:
- a CDS encoding Smr/MutS family protein yields the protein MAVFQIGDKVETIDDIISGKVIKVLEGVVTIETNDGFALDFESNELVRVDTGDIRVSNYEINQIKAEKELPKKRRTQVIKPKERNAPKMEVDLHIHQLTKSSKGMSNHEMLNLQLDTARGQLEFAMRKRIQKVVFIHGVGEGVLKEELYYLFRRYDNVKYYDADYQKYGLGATEVYIYQNG from the coding sequence ATGGCCGTTTTTCAAATAGGGGACAAGGTGGAGACCATAGATGATATTATCTCTGGTAAGGTAATTAAGGTTTTAGAAGGTGTGGTTACGATTGAAACTAACGATGGATTTGCTCTAGATTTTGAGTCAAATGAACTGGTTAGGGTAGATACCGGTGATATTAGAGTTAGTAATTACGAAATAAACCAAATCAAAGCAGAAAAAGAACTTCCAAAGAAAAGAAGAACGCAGGTCATAAAACCCAAAGAACGGAATGCTCCCAAAATGGAAGTGGATTTGCATATACACCAACTGACAAAGTCTAGTAAGGGGATGAGCAATCATGAAATGTTAAATCTTCAGTTAGATACAGCAAGAGGTCAATTAGAGTTTGCTATGCGTAAACGCATTCAAAAAGTAGTATTTATCCATGGGGTGGGAGAAGGCGTTCTAAAAGAAGAACTTTATTATCTTTTTAGACGCTATGATAATGTTAAATACTATGATGCGGATTACCAAAAATATGGTCTAGGAGCAACAGAGGTTTATATTTACCAGAACGGTTAG
- a CDS encoding DUF2752 domain-containing protein — protein MQLATFLLVLEDYMLPCLNKKLFGIDCPGCGLQRSIVLFLKGDFSAAFDMYPAIFTLIPLVLFAITSQFIRFRFDSTIKVTLGILSGSIILVNYILKMTHLTH, from the coding sequence ATGCAGTTAGCCACCTTTCTATTGGTTCTTGAAGACTACATGCTACCTTGCCTGAACAAAAAGCTTTTTGGCATTGACTGCCCCGGTTGTGGTCTTCAGCGTTCTATTGTGCTTTTTTTAAAAGGTGATTTTAGCGCTGCTTTTGATATGTACCCGGCAATTTTCACGTTAATTCCGCTTGTTTTGTTTGCTATTACAAGTCAATTTATTCGTTTTCGATTTGATTCTACTATAAAAGTAACCCTTGGTATACTCAGCGGTTCTATTATCTTAGTTAACTATATTTTAAAAATGACTCACCTAACCCACTAA
- a CDS encoding CCC motif membrane protein: protein MEQHKLPNATLILVFGILSIVTCCCYGILGLIFGIVALVLAKKATAVYLENPENYTDYGNVKTGKILAIIGIVLSALYLIMTIGMVAFFGFDEIQDPELMQERMEELLG, encoded by the coding sequence ATGGAACAACACAAACTGCCCAATGCTACGCTCATTCTTGTATTTGGAATACTCTCTATAGTTACATGCTGCTGCTATGGTATTCTTGGTCTTATATTTGGAATAGTGGCGTTAGTCTTAGCTAAAAAAGCAACTGCTGTATATTTAGAAAACCCAGAAAACTATACGGATTACGGAAACGTAAAAACCGGTAAAATTCTTGCTATTATTGGTATAGTATTAAGTGCTCTTTATCTAATAATGACCATTGGTATGGTAGCCTTTTTTGGCTTTGACGAGATACAAGACCCTGAGTTAATGCAAGAAAGAATGGAAGAATTATTAGGATAA
- a CDS encoding CCC motif membrane protein, whose protein sequence is MQQSLPGASNALTFGILSIVLTLVCCGPFGAIFSFIGLSNAKTAQQAFDQSNGEYSGIENVKTGKILSYVGLALASVYLLIGILYFGVIAAIIATAASGNI, encoded by the coding sequence ATGCAACAATCCTTACCGGGCGCTAGTAACGCGCTAACTTTTGGAATTCTTTCTATAGTATTGACCCTAGTTTGCTGTGGCCCATTCGGAGCTATTTTCAGCTTCATTGGCCTTTCTAATGCAAAAACAGCGCAACAAGCATTTGACCAGAGCAATGGCGAATATTCAGGCATTGAAAATGTAAAAACAGGAAAAATACTATCATATGTAGGTCTAGCCCTAGCCTCTGTATATCTACTTATTGGTATTCTTTACTTTGGTGTGATAGCCGCAATTATTGCCACGGCAGCCTCGGGTAATATATAA
- the rocD gene encoding ornithine--oxo-acid transaminase: protein MSVLEKISSKDAIALEDKHGAHNYHPLPVVLNKGEGVYVWDVEGKKYYDFLSAYSAVNQGHCHPKIVKAMTDQAQTLTLTSRAFYNDVLGKYEKYATETFKFDKLLPMNTGAEAVETALKLCRKWAYEKKGIAENEAQIIVCENNFHGRTTTIISFSNDPVARKNFGPYTAGFIKIEYNNLKALAEALEQNNNVAGFLVEPIQGEAGVYVPSEGYLREAKALCEKHNVLFIADEVQTGIARTGRMLAVDHENIKPDILILGKALSGGAYPVSAVLANDTIMGVIRPGNHGSTFGGNPIAAAVAMAALEVVKNEELAENAETLGVLFREELNKFIATCTIVNAVRGKGLLNAILINDTEESSTAWDICMALKENGLLAKPTHGNIIRFAPPLVMNKEQLLDCVRIITTTLKQFEK, encoded by the coding sequence ATGTCAGTTTTAGAAAAAATCAGTTCTAAAGATGCTATTGCATTGGAGGACAAACACGGAGCACACAACTATCACCCATTACCCGTTGTACTTAACAAGGGAGAAGGTGTTTACGTTTGGGATGTTGAGGGAAAAAAGTATTATGATTTTCTTTCGGCTTACTCTGCGGTAAATCAAGGGCATTGTCACCCAAAAATTGTTAAGGCTATGACCGATCAGGCGCAGACCTTAACGCTTACGTCAAGGGCATTTTATAATGATGTACTTGGGAAGTATGAAAAGTACGCGACCGAAACATTTAAATTTGATAAGCTTTTACCCATGAATACGGGAGCTGAAGCTGTGGAGACAGCGTTGAAGTTATGTCGTAAATGGGCGTACGAGAAAAAAGGTATAGCAGAAAACGAAGCACAGATTATTGTTTGTGAGAATAATTTTCATGGACGAACTACTACCATTATTTCATTTTCTAATGATCCTGTTGCCAGAAAGAATTTTGGACCTTATACTGCAGGCTTCATTAAAATAGAATATAATAACCTTAAAGCTTTGGCAGAAGCATTGGAGCAAAATAATAATGTTGCAGGATTTTTGGTAGAACCTATTCAAGGTGAAGCGGGAGTCTATGTTCCTTCAGAAGGGTATTTGCGTGAGGCAAAAGCATTATGTGAAAAGCACAATGTTCTTTTTATAGCAGATGAAGTACAGACCGGAATTGCTAGAACTGGTAGAATGTTGGCTGTAGACCATGAAAATATAAAACCAGATATTCTTATTCTAGGAAAAGCACTTTCAGGAGGAGCATACCCTGTATCCGCAGTTTTGGCTAATGATACTATTATGGGTGTTATTAGACCAGGTAACCATGGTAGTACTTTTGGAGGGAACCCTATTGCCGCTGCTGTTGCTATGGCTGCGCTAGAAGTAGTTAAGAACGAAGAATTAGCAGAAAATGCTGAAACCTTAGGTGTGTTGTTCAGAGAAGAGCTGAACAAATTTATAGCTACGTGTACTATTGTAAATGCTGTACGCGGTAAAGGCCTTTTGAATGCTATACTTATTAATGATACAGAAGAAAGCTCAACGGCTTGGGATATTTGTATGGCGTTAAAAGAAAACGGACTTTTAGCAAAACCTACGCATGGTAATATCATTCGTTTTGCACCACCATTGGTTATGAACAAAGAGCAACTGTTGGATTGTGTACGAATTATTACGACTACATTAAAACAGTTCGAAAAATAA
- the rlmD gene encoding 23S rRNA (uracil(1939)-C(5))-methyltransferase RlmD — translation MRRKNRRQVFENIEVVDAGAKGKTIGKAPDGRVIFLTNTVPGDVVDVQTTKKRKAYFEGVATTFHSYSDKRVEPQCQHFGVCGGCKWQDMGYEHQLFYKQKEVENNLKRIGHLELPETTPILGSEEQYFYRNKMEFSFSDSRWLTLEEIQSNENIADKNALGFHIPGMWDKILDIKKCHLQQDPSNAIRLETRDFAIKNGLTFFNPRNQHGQLRTLMIRTASTGELMIMVQFYEDDKAKRELLLNHLKETFPEITALLYVINQKQNDTIYDQEIICFSGRDHIFEEMEGLKFKINAKSFYQTNSAQAYELYKLTREFADLKGDELVYDLYTGTGTIAQFVSKKAKKVVGIESVPEAIADAKANAERNKIDNVDFFVGDMKNVFNQEFINTHGTPDVIITDPPRDGMHKDVVQQILNIAPEKVVYVSCNSATQARDLALMKEMYQVVKVQPVDMFPQTHHVENIVLLKKL, via the coding sequence ATGCGAAGAAAGAACAGGCGACAGGTATTCGAAAACATTGAGGTAGTAGATGCCGGTGCAAAGGGAAAAACTATTGGTAAAGCACCCGACGGAAGAGTCATTTTTTTGACCAATACCGTACCTGGTGATGTTGTTGATGTACAGACTACTAAAAAGAGAAAAGCATATTTTGAAGGGGTTGCGACCACCTTTCATTCCTATTCCGATAAACGTGTAGAACCTCAATGCCAGCATTTTGGTGTTTGCGGGGGTTGCAAGTGGCAAGACATGGGCTATGAACACCAGCTCTTTTACAAGCAAAAGGAGGTTGAAAACAACCTGAAACGAATTGGCCATCTTGAGTTGCCTGAGACTACTCCTATTTTAGGTTCCGAGGAGCAGTATTTCTACCGCAATAAAATGGAATTTTCTTTTTCGGATAGTCGTTGGCTTACTTTGGAAGAAATTCAATCTAACGAGAATATTGCCGATAAAAATGCTCTAGGCTTTCATATTCCCGGAATGTGGGACAAAATTCTGGACATTAAAAAATGTCACTTACAGCAAGACCCTTCTAATGCTATTAGATTAGAAACCCGTGATTTCGCTATCAAAAACGGACTCACATTTTTTAATCCAAGAAATCAGCACGGACAATTACGTACGCTTATGATTCGTACGGCTTCTACAGGGGAACTTATGATTATGGTTCAGTTTTATGAAGATGATAAAGCAAAACGCGAACTGTTGTTAAATCACCTTAAAGAAACCTTTCCAGAGATTACGGCTCTTCTATACGTTATAAATCAGAAACAAAACGATACTATTTATGATCAAGAAATTATTTGTTTCTCTGGTCGTGACCATATTTTTGAAGAAATGGAGGGCTTGAAGTTTAAAATTAATGCCAAGTCGTTTTATCAAACTAATTCCGCACAAGCCTACGAACTGTATAAACTTACACGTGAGTTTGCAGATTTAAAAGGTGACGAACTCGTTTATGACCTTTACACAGGTACAGGAACCATAGCCCAGTTCGTTTCTAAAAAAGCAAAAAAAGTTGTAGGTATCGAGTCGGTACCCGAAGCCATCGCAGATGCAAAAGCTAACGCTGAGCGAAACAAAATTGACAATGTAGATTTCTTTGTAGGGGACATGAAAAATGTTTTCAATCAAGAATTTATTAATACCCACGGTACTCCAGACGTTATTATTACAGACCCTCCAAGGGATGGTATGCACAAAGATGTAGTGCAGCAAATCTTGAACATTGCTCCTGAAAAAGTGGTTTATGTAAGCTGTAATAGTGCAACACAAGCTCGTGACCTGGCATTAATGAAGGAGATGTACCAAGTAGTTAAAGTACAACCGGTAGATATGTTTCCGCAAACACATCATGTTGAAAATATTGTACTTTTGAAAAAGCTATAG
- a CDS encoding DUF6452 family protein, with the protein MNKLKILFIIALGILSFSACEKDDICTDADTPQLVIRFYDALNPTEFKDVQNLIVWGILENEGKDTIDNIALDSIVLPLRVDASSTTFALSRQLSIDDINIDTLTFSYDIKEIYESRACGYIANFENLTATVKQDDSVWIETIDVDNALIENTASAHVKIFH; encoded by the coding sequence ATGAATAAACTCAAAATACTTTTTATTATCGCCTTAGGAATTCTCTCTTTCTCCGCCTGCGAAAAAGATGATATTTGTACGGATGCAGATACACCCCAATTGGTCATTCGCTTTTATGATGCGCTCAACCCAACAGAGTTTAAAGATGTTCAAAACCTAATTGTATGGGGCATTTTAGAAAATGAAGGTAAAGATACCATTGACAATATTGCATTGGATTCCATTGTTTTACCATTACGAGTAGACGCAAGCAGTACTACATTTGCCTTATCCAGACAATTAAGTATTGATGATATTAATATAGATACGCTAACTTTTAGCTATGATATTAAAGAAATTTACGAATCTAGAGCTTGTGGTTATATTGCTAATTTTGAAAACCTAACGGCTACGGTTAAACAGGATGACTCCGTTTGGATTGAGACCATAGACGTAGATAATGCACTTATTGAAAACACAGCTTCTGCCCATGTTAAGATATTTCACTAG
- a CDS encoding DUF6048 family protein, giving the protein MKTQLLPMLRYFTSLFFFFVVTVGFSQNEPIDLNKKDTTVYKQKYGLRIGVDLSRLATSFFEDEYTGLELVADYRLTQNLYLAAEIGNEEKTIGTPLGADIDNPDGDLYTFTTSGSYIKVGIDYNTYGNWYGEQNMIYIGGRYAFSTFSQELNAYKIFDSNRYWNPDDFASGSDALGKYEGRNKSWLEFVAGIKAELFSNLYLGASARLAILITNKRPENELDDLFVPGFNKVTDGSRFGIGYNFSMSYLIPLYKKKNEPKKEIPQPQPEPKPEGKERPQRQ; this is encoded by the coding sequence TTGAAAACACAGCTTCTGCCCATGTTAAGATATTTCACTAGTCTTTTTTTCTTTTTCGTAGTTACTGTGGGCTTCTCTCAGAACGAACCTATTGACCTCAATAAAAAGGACACTACGGTATACAAACAAAAATACGGTCTTAGAATTGGTGTTGATCTGAGCAGGCTTGCAACCTCCTTTTTTGAGGATGAGTATACCGGATTGGAATTAGTAGCGGACTACAGACTTACCCAAAACCTGTATTTAGCAGCCGAAATCGGTAACGAAGAAAAAACAATAGGGACGCCTCTTGGTGCGGATATTGATAATCCGGATGGTGATTTATATACGTTCACCACATCTGGAAGCTATATTAAAGTGGGAATTGATTACAATACCTATGGAAACTGGTATGGCGAACAAAACATGATATATATTGGTGGGCGCTATGCTTTTAGTACTTTTAGCCAAGAACTCAATGCCTATAAAATATTCGACTCCAACCGCTATTGGAATCCGGATGATTTTGCCTCTGGCAGTGATGCACTTGGAAAATACGAAGGACGTAATAAATCTTGGTTAGAATTCGTAGCAGGTATAAAAGCCGAACTTTTTAGCAACCTCTACTTAGGGGCAAGTGCTAGATTGGCCATATTAATAACGAACAAAAGACCTGAAAATGAATTGGACGACCTCTTCGTTCCGGGCTTTAATAAGGTTACCGATGGTAGTAGGTTTGGAATAGGCTACAATTTCTCCATGAGCTACCTTATCCCCCTATACAAAAAGAAAAACGAACCAAAAAAGGAAATTCCGCAGCCCCAACCTGAACCAAAACCTGAAGGTAAAGAGCGACCGCAAAGACAATAG
- a CDS encoding THUMP domain-containing class I SAM-dependent RNA methyltransferase: MGKNFKMVAKTLFGFEEILAKEIRNLGGGNVVEGVRNVAFEGDTGFMYKANLCLRTAIKIIKPIHSFSVRSENDLYKKIYAMDWAEYLSVDTTFAIDSTVNSDNFTHSLYVSQKVKDAIVDKFRDMDGSRPSVDVKFPDVRINIHIHNDHCNVSLDSSGRSLHQRGYRTATNIAPINEVLAAGLLLMSGWDGQCDFVDPMCGSGTMLTEAAMIACNIPVNINRKEFAFEKWHDFDQDLFEKIIEVSLNKVREFHHKIVGYDKAPSAVRKATDNVENANLSEYISVERKNFFNTEKFTDGKLHMVFNPPYGERLNLDMEDFYASIGDTLKQKYPGTEAWFITSNMEALKYVGLRPSRKIKVFNSHLESRLVKYVMYEGSKKAKYMNKNND; encoded by the coding sequence ATGGGTAAAAATTTTAAAATGGTTGCCAAGACCCTCTTTGGTTTTGAAGAGATATTGGCTAAGGAAATTCGTAACCTCGGTGGAGGTAATGTGGTTGAAGGAGTTAGAAATGTAGCTTTTGAAGGGGATACCGGCTTTATGTATAAGGCCAATTTATGTTTGCGAACCGCCATTAAGATTATAAAGCCTATTCACTCTTTTTCTGTACGTAGTGAGAATGACCTGTATAAAAAGATTTATGCCATGGATTGGGCCGAGTATCTTTCCGTGGACACCACTTTTGCCATAGATTCTACAGTTAATTCTGATAATTTTACGCATTCTCTTTATGTATCGCAAAAGGTGAAAGATGCCATAGTTGATAAGTTTAGGGATATGGATGGAAGTCGCCCTAGCGTAGACGTAAAGTTTCCTGACGTGCGTATTAATATCCATATTCATAATGATCATTGCAATGTGTCCTTGGATAGTTCAGGGCGTTCGTTGCACCAACGCGGTTATAGGACGGCTACGAATATTGCGCCTATAAATGAAGTGTTGGCAGCAGGACTTTTATTGATGAGCGGATGGGACGGTCAATGTGATTTTGTTGATCCTATGTGCGGTAGTGGTACTATGTTAACCGAGGCCGCTATGATTGCTTGCAACATACCGGTAAACATTAATAGAAAGGAATTTGCTTTTGAAAAATGGCATGATTTTGACCAAGACCTTTTTGAGAAAATTATAGAAGTCAGTCTGAACAAAGTTAGGGAGTTTCACCATAAAATTGTGGGTTATGATAAAGCTCCTTCTGCGGTGCGAAAGGCAACTGACAACGTTGAGAACGCCAACCTCTCTGAATACATTTCTGTAGAGCGAAAAAACTTTTTTAATACGGAAAAGTTCACGGACGGGAAGTTGCATATGGTCTTCAATCCGCCATACGGGGAACGATTGAATTTGGATATGGAAGATTTTTACGCATCCATTGGAGATACATTAAAACAGAAATACCCAGGTACTGAAGCTTGGTTCATAACCTCAAATATGGAAGCTCTTAAATACGTAGGACTAAGGCCTTCCCGAAAAATAAAGGTTTTCAATAGTCACTTAGAGTCGCGTTTAGTGAAGTACGTAATGTATGAAGGAAGCAAGAAGGCCAAGTATATGAACAAGAACAACGATTAA
- a CDS encoding ZIP family metal transporter, which translates to MNYALPIFAVLLSFAFVYLVKPNNKSHFKLLLAFSGAFLLALTLFELFPSVYEHGDPKNVGLFVMLGILLQIILEYFSKGAEHGHVHLDKDKKLFPWLLFGSLCLHSFLEGFPIHDHNTIIYGILIHKVPIAIILSIFLLNSKIPLTKALLFISIFSLMTPLGSYIANHTQLADTYFASINSLVIGVFLHISTVILFESSEGHTFNLRKIVAILLGIIIAYLL; encoded by the coding sequence ATGAATTACGCCTTACCAATTTTTGCCGTTCTTTTGAGTTTTGCCTTTGTATACCTGGTAAAACCTAATAACAAAAGTCATTTTAAGCTTCTTTTGGCCTTTAGTGGTGCTTTTTTATTGGCCCTTACCTTGTTTGAACTTTTCCCATCAGTTTATGAACACGGAGACCCTAAGAATGTGGGACTCTTTGTAATGTTGGGAATTTTACTTCAGATTATTTTGGAGTATTTTTCCAAAGGAGCAGAACACGGTCATGTACATTTAGATAAAGACAAAAAGCTTTTCCCATGGTTACTTTTCGGAAGTCTTTGTCTTCATTCGTTTTTAGAAGGTTTTCCTATACATGACCACAACACAATTATTTACGGCATATTAATTCATAAAGTACCCATAGCTATTATATTGAGTATCTTTTTATTAAACTCAAAAATACCATTGACCAAGGCGCTTTTGTTTATCTCTATCTTTTCTTTAATGACGCCATTAGGAAGTTATATTGCGAACCACACCCAATTGGCAGATACGTATTTTGCCTCAATCAATTCATTGGTCATTGGTGTATTTTTACATATTTCTACGGTTATACTTTTTGAAAGTTCAGAGGGACACACCTTTAATTTGCGAAAAATAGTAGCCATACTCTTGGGCATTATAATCGCTTATCTTTTATAA
- a CDS encoding DUF4268 domain-containing protein: protein MFSKAESKKLREDFWVAFGKSYPRKWILYNTKIKGLVFKFHFDLKKAMVSIDIETDDLEKRITLWEKFQSLQSLLQSEDYLPDAIFDEAFFLSNGKEISRIYVTLENVSIHNKNTWQETMIFLSEQMNQVELFFEDFREILE, encoded by the coding sequence ATGTTCAGCAAAGCCGAGTCAAAAAAACTACGCGAAGATTTTTGGGTTGCCTTTGGCAAATCGTATCCTCGTAAGTGGATACTCTATAACACCAAGATAAAAGGCCTTGTTTTTAAGTTTCATTTCGATTTAAAAAAAGCGATGGTTTCCATAGATATCGAAACCGATGACCTTGAAAAACGCATTACACTTTGGGAAAAATTTCAATCGTTGCAATCGTTACTTCAATCTGAAGACTACCTGCCAGATGCTATTTTTGACGAAGCCTTTTTTTTATCCAACGGGAAAGAGATTTCTAGAATATACGTTACCCTAGAAAACGTATCCATTCATAATAAAAACACATGGCAAGAAACCATGATATTTTTGAGCGAACAAATGAACCAAGTAGAATTGTTCTTTGAAGATTTCAGGGAGATTTTGGAATAG
- the uxuA gene encoding mannonate dehydratase — translation MEYLKKTYRWFGPNFGVTLADIAQLGAEGIVTACHSLATGEVWPEETISDIKSEIEKHGMEWSVVESVNIHNAIKYGLPERDIYIQNYIQTLKNLAKHNIYTICYNFMPLIDWTRTNLDYQLPNGTSSLLYDPIAIAAFDLFILQRERAVEVYEEQVISKAEVYFKRLKIEEKKALESAVLAGLPGSKEPIPMSVFRQNLAAVSQISKEELRENLVYFLKAILPEAEKLGIKMAIHPDDPPFSVFGIPRIASSYDDFQFIKDCYPSINNGFTFCSGSLGASAKNDLVKIVEDFGDRIHFVHLRNVQLNTTGEFYEAEHLKGTVPMAAVMEAFITEQLKRIGSGRTDIAIPLRPDHGHVLLDDKKRQQEFYPGYSLIGRALGMAQLSGLEKGIRHQMKLS, via the coding sequence ATGGAATACTTAAAGAAAACATACCGCTGGTTTGGACCAAATTTTGGGGTGACTTTAGCTGATATTGCTCAATTGGGAGCAGAGGGTATAGTTACGGCTTGCCATAGCTTGGCTACAGGAGAGGTTTGGCCGGAAGAGACAATATCGGACATTAAATCTGAAATAGAAAAACACGGTATGGAATGGTCCGTTGTGGAAAGTGTGAATATTCACAATGCTATAAAATATGGACTGCCGGAAAGAGATATCTATATTCAGAACTACATTCAAACCTTAAAAAACCTAGCGAAGCATAACATTTATACTATTTGTTACAATTTTATGCCGCTTATTGATTGGACTCGTACCAACCTTGATTACCAGTTACCCAACGGGACTTCTAGTTTGCTTTATGACCCAATTGCCATAGCTGCATTTGATCTTTTTATTTTACAACGGGAACGTGCTGTTGAGGTATATGAAGAGCAGGTTATTTCTAAAGCGGAAGTCTATTTTAAACGTTTGAAAATTGAAGAAAAGAAAGCATTGGAAAGTGCTGTTTTGGCTGGTTTACCAGGTAGTAAGGAACCAATTCCTATGTCCGTTTTTAGGCAAAACCTGGCCGCGGTGAGTCAAATTTCAAAAGAAGAGCTTCGGGAAAATCTGGTGTATTTTCTTAAGGCTATACTACCCGAAGCCGAAAAGTTGGGTATTAAAATGGCGATACATCCAGATGATCCGCCGTTTTCGGTTTTTGGTATTCCACGAATAGCTTCTTCCTATGATGATTTTCAGTTTATTAAAGACTGTTACCCTTCAATTAATAATGGTTTTACTTTTTGCTCTGGTTCTTTAGGTGCATCGGCCAAAAATGATTTGGTGAAAATTGTGGAGGATTTTGGAGACCGTATTCATTTTGTTCATCTAAGAAATGTACAGCTAAATACCACAGGAGAATTCTATGAGGCGGAACACCTTAAAGGTACGGTGCCTATGGCAGCAGTTATGGAAGCTTTTATAACAGAGCAGCTAAAAAGGATAGGTTCAGGTCGTACGGATATAGCTATTCCTTTGCGGCCCGATCATGGTCATGTTTTATTAGACGATAAAAAAAGACAACAAGAATTTTACCCGGGATACTCACTAATTGGAAGAGCTCTGGGTATGGCACAGCTTTCGGGATTGGAAAAAGGTATTCGTCATCAGATGAAGCTTTCCTGA
- a CDS encoding SDR family oxidoreductase: protein MNELFDLKEKTIALSGGTGVLGGSIAEYLVQNGARVILLGRSPDKLDAKREALNTISEKSAASYVVDVMKESQLISLREKIRDNHSKIDGLINLAGGNLPGATLQPDQTIFDISLSDTKEVVDLNLFGSVLPTIVLSQLMAEQGKGTIINISSMASKQSITRVLGYSMAKAGIDIFTKWMAEELATKFSDKIRVNAIAPGFFIGNQNRKILINEDGSHTERSKKILAKTPMNRFGDASELNGMVHYLLSEASSFVTGTVYDVDGGFNSFTGV, encoded by the coding sequence ATGAACGAGCTTTTTGATTTAAAAGAAAAAACAATAGCCTTGTCTGGTGGTACGGGAGTTTTAGGTGGTTCCATAGCGGAATACCTTGTACAGAATGGTGCTCGTGTGATTTTATTGGGAAGATCTCCTGATAAACTGGACGCCAAGCGTGAGGCGTTAAATACGATCAGTGAAAAAAGTGCTGCTTCATACGTTGTTGATGTTATGAAAGAAAGCCAGCTAATTAGCCTTCGTGAAAAAATAAGGGACAATCACAGTAAAATAGATGGCTTGATAAATTTGGCTGGAGGTAACCTTCCGGGAGCTACATTGCAGCCTGATCAGACTATTTTTGATATTTCGTTGAGCGATACAAAAGAAGTGGTTGATTTGAATCTTTTTGGTAGCGTACTGCCAACCATTGTATTGAGCCAGTTAATGGCAGAGCAAGGGAAAGGCACGATAATAAACATTTCTTCCATGGCTTCTAAGCAGTCCATAACAAGGGTGTTGGGCTATTCTATGGCCAAAGCTGGTATTGATATTTTTACTAAGTGGATGGCAGAAGAACTGGCTACTAAATTCAGTGATAAAATTAGGGTTAATGCCATTGCGCCAGGCTTTTTCATTGGAAATCAAAACCGAAAAATTTTAATTAATGAGGATGGTTCCCATACGGAGCGAAGCAAAAAAATTCTGGCAAAAACACCTATGAACCGTTTTGGTGATGCCTCCGAGCTCAACGGAATGGTACACTATCTTTTAAGTGAAGCCTCTTCTTTTGTCACGGGAACAGTATATGATGTAGATGGAGGTTTCAATTCTTTTACCGGAGTTTAG